The Anabrus simplex isolate iqAnaSimp1 chromosome 6, ASM4041472v1, whole genome shotgun sequence genome includes the window aaaagatgcTTTTGTCATACTGTGCAATCATGACTGCAAGGCACACTAAACGCTCAGGGCGAGGCTAGGACACAAATCAATTTACGTAGATTTCTTTGGCCTTCATAGCTTTGTGCCAGCTCGGGAGTTGGAGCGGTGTCAAGGCTGTTCTGTCCGGAAGTGACTGCAGGTGGAGAAACAATAACAACCCGCGTTACGTAACGGCTACTTGACTCACACTAAGCCAAGTTTCTTCTGTGCCCTTGTCTTCCCAGAACGAATCGATCTCTTGCACGAGTTTCTTGTCTAACGCAGTCTATGAGCTTAATGACACGCAGCAGATAAAGGCTGAACATATCCGCCAGTTAAAAATGCTTGAAAGAACATCACGacaaccgagcgagctggccgtgcggttagtggtgctcaactgtgagcttgcattgtggagatagtgggttcgaacaccactgtcggcagcccgtggtttcccattttacaccagtcaaatgctgggactgtaccttaaggccacggtcgcttccatcccattcctagctatttcctattccatcgtcgccataaagcccaTCGAGGTCGGTGCGACgaaacgcaaataataataataataataataataataataataataataataataataataataataataattacgtctgGGTAATTTCCCTCACCCGGGAACTGAGTGCTTGTGATAAtctcaacattctcctcttcatacacaaacaacacaccacactatcaaccaccacagaaacgcgcactAGTGAATGCATCCcatcacatagggttggcgtcaggaagggcatcgagttgtaaaactgggccaagttccTATGTGTCGCACAGTTCGCGTCTGCGACCCTACCATGGTGTGGAAAAGCAGAAGTAGTATAATAATAGTTCATTTCTTCAAAACAAACCTTGTTGTTGTGAGCTACAATCAACAATCCTACCATTATAAATTTGGTGATTTCAATTCCGACCTtttcactaaataataataataataatgatgaaaagcCACTGAAGAGCGCTGGAGGAATGGAttataaaggcttccaccattcgtaacctcggtactaagAGGGATGCTAGTTCTATGCCTGGCCACCTGCAGCCTCCTACATCAACCTAGACGCCACAATCAATTGGATCTTAAATAGGCTGCTGATTAAATACAAGGGCTGAACCGACGTCTTCAAGGATCCGTGGCTTTAGCTGACATGACGTTACGTATGGCAAAAGTGACTTCCTTTATTCGATTTTCCCCTCACACTTTATTCCAGGCTTGGAACTGGCTATGAAATTAACACAGGCGTATTTAATAAAGTCGAGAGAATATCTAGTTGTCAGTTTTGCTGTCAGTATAACTATTCATTTAAAAATTCTATATTGGAACTTTTCCATACATcgttgtccgactcgctggctgattggtcagcattgaggtcttcagttcagagggtcccgggttcgattcccggccgggtcggggattttaatcgcgtgtgattaattctcctggctcggggtcgtcagtcttgcctaagccacggacgagtgaggtcgcgttgagcggagggtcccgggagtgggaggtgtgggtgaaagtgccgagagctggaaggttgtggagaagtgtgccgacaatgattagtatagagcagtacagggcgacggtaggaggatggcagggaagaatgaagaaagaagaaatgaaattaggaaggtgttatattgatttggagagaaaaggtgaattattgctatcagcggcggtgattttaattttgctatgtattgggggggtcgaattgaacccaggcccgacccctagtagaaaggaagaaagggaaaatatggacgcattcaaaagagctgtaaaagaggtggtggaagaagttggcccttttgagcaaattaaaaatatgattaaggaacaaaccagggaatttgaaagaatggaggtatggttaagagagaaaacggaaggcataacagtacaagtgagacataacaccggagaagtggcagcattaagggaagaaataggacgaatagaaaaggaaaacttgaagctgaaaatagaagtggaagcaaatactttacatcgaagaaagaagtgcttatttatctatggtgtgcctgaagagttgagagaagacaaagtactgacaacttacaaagttgtggatttaatacaggggaagttgaaacttaattttagtgaagtagatatagatgatgtgcagagggtgggaaaaattaggggcaaaaggcctatcaaactagaactgttttctacgttgatggctgatgctgtggtaagaagtgcgagtaacatgcagagagagaaaatatggatcaagagagacgttggatgggagacgattaggaacgagaaaatacttagaaaacataagattcgtgcaataaatcaaggtttgagagcgactattaaagggcaagagctagtggtagcaggcagaaattggaagaaaatttggactgtaaatggactgattgacttagacaggaggataaaagaagacgaagaaaaagtgagtagtgcaacgaaaggtaggaaagtgaggagtgatatcagtattagtatggacttagagatgaaggcaaagcgggctgaagaagaagggagcagtgcagcgagtagtggagagaataggcaaaatacaagaagtaacagtgtaagtgtaattataggaagtagttctgaaaagtgtcaagagagacagagcgaggtgctaagtggaagtacgaacaacggtaaggaaagagcagtggacggacaatgcaggagagaggctgaagaacaaaggggtaatgagggaaaggagaatgagcaacaagaagccgagagagctgggtgtagtggtgtagttagacaagatcagggtataaaagtaagtccaaagttaacctatgagtacctcgcacagaatttgagtttgagcatagggagagatagaagatatacggacaatatgatgagagctaggttaaaagtagtaaaaaacaataatatagtgagtaagtaagtaattaagggcgtggaggctgaaatgttgtgatggagaagtggtatacaagttatgatatgttaaagggttgaaagatggtgttggagaagtggtggtataatatggtggatggcagtttgttgttatttggagctggaggagtgatgctaaatgtggtgttggataagtgttgtaatttggctatttgtaaattttggttcggtggaagatggagttttcgggaggtaattatgatgggtaataggatgaatatgagtgtatggcaaattgagcaaattatgatatgttacagagtttaaatgtggtgtgggagaaatggtggtataagagggtgaagtgtagtgttggaagtattgaaggcttagtatttaagttatgctatgttatagggttgaaatgtggtgttgatggctatttaatttttggagctggaaacaggtgagtttattgctattatgtgtattgagatggtttatttacggatgattgcgtgggagttgggaggtggttttattgtattggtgtttggcatgactatttaatttttggagctggagagaggtgagtttattatcattttgtaaatttaggtttgtttgtaatatagcgagtaagtaagttattaaatgttgtgaggacgagtgtgtgctagggctgaaatgtggtgttggaagtagaggtggtaaatggttgaaatgtggtgttggaaaggtatggagaagtggtggagtactcatgagtaagttgtattgaatgtgatgatggtatacgagtgggtggtatttgtagatgttgaaatgtggtgttggaaaagtatgaagttgtagtaatgtaatatggctatttgtaaattttggtttggtggaagatggagttttcggtaggtaattatgatgggtaataggaggagtatgagtgtatggtaaattgaataagttatgatatgtgatatgtctgttaaatagattgtgtgagtgtaattgtcggagaagtagaagtggtatatatagaaatgaggtgttggaaatgtggttatgaggtgatgtatggtttggtattgagatggtttatttacggctgaattcgtaggagttgggaggtggtattgtgtctggtatgagtatcgaatttttagagttggagagagatgatttattatcattttgtaaattttggtttgtttgtgcagaagggacgaagaaatatgttgttggagaggtgttggtatatgattgccgaaatttcaatgttattatggagtgttatgacggaatgaaatgaaatgaagcaatattatcgaggttttgtgaaagttgtggtatggtggattggaatgtaatgacggaatattgttgttattttggctggtttggtatgtatttgtgtaatgttgctgtggtagtttattttggagtaggtcagggaacgataaagctgatgaaaatgctgaaggtaaacataggcatggttggcctgagcacaaagcagagtaggtcaaacagaaaaacaatggcggtgtgggaatgtgctgagtaagaaaggacagttggtggaaggtgtagtcttgcccCGGGATCACATATGAGAaatattgcaagtaaggcaaacggttcgagggaatctaccgttggccagttgattattaatattattattcctttattattattgttttattatattattattattattattattattattattattattattattattattattattattatattatttgtttatttattcagctatttatttagttgtagggtggcttaggtaagactctattgtgaacatgtattggggctaaacgcctgtgttgttcatcaataaattgTTACTGTtactcctggctcggggactgggtctttgtgtttgtcccaacactttcatcttcacattcagacaacgcactacactaccaactaccacagaaacacgcaaaaatgATTACATATAGGGTTggccatctcttggcacaggccagagtaaagtgtagctttcaccgatgtcccagtctcatccatggctgtgacaatatggaagctgctggagtatgggtggtgctgagtaatgacattcagagcacgactggtgcatctgagtgttatgaaaggtgttgctcatagggtcagtcgtgctgcaatagcactttctgacccagtgaggaaagcaatggcaaactacctcactcctcgtcttgcctagtacgcctcattttggtgctgccattggtttttgcggtttccttataaccgcataacctttggtggtactatttgaggatccaaccagcctctgggctgatgacctaacagacagacatagggttggcgccaggaagagcatccgataGTAAAagagggccatatccacatgtgctacacagttcgcacccgcgaccccacaaacgtgggaaaagcggtagaagaagttaTTACCCCCTGAAACACGCCATTTGACAATGTTCAGGAAtgtaatactgacccgcagcacatgtatcacttaaaaCGAAAATTCGTTGAAATATTTTATGCAGTTttttatcgtgtggctatttctagccgagtgcagcacttgtaaggcagaccctccaatgagagtgggcggcatctgccatgtgtaggtaattgcgtgttattgtggtttaGGATTGTCttatgtggtgtgtgtgagttccagggatgttggggacagggcaa containing:
- the LOC137501204 gene encoding uncharacterized protein; this translates as MISIEQYRATVGGWQGRMKKEEMKLGRCYIDLERKGELLLSAAVILILLCIGGVELNPGPTPSRKEERENMDAFKRAVKEVVEEVGPFEQIKNMIKEQTREFERMEVWLREKTEGITVQVRHNTGEVAALREEIGRIEKENLKLKIEVEANTLHRRKKCLFIYGVPEELREDKVLTTYKVVDLIQGKLKLNFSEVDIDDVQRVGKIRGKRPIKLELFSTLMADAVVRSASNMQREKIWIKRDVGWETIRNEKILRKHKIRAINQGLRATIKGQELVVAGRNWKKIWTVNGLIDLDRRIKEDEEKVSSATKGRKVRSDISISMDLEMKAKRAEEEGSSAASSGENRQNTRSNSVSVIIGSSSEKCQERQSEVLSGSTNNGKERAVDGQCRREAEEQRGNEGKENEQQEAERAGCSGVVRQDQGIKVSPKLTYEYLAQNLSLSIGRDRRYTDNMMRARLKVVKNNNIVSK